One stretch of Bacteroidota bacterium DNA includes these proteins:
- a CDS encoding Ig-like domain-containing protein, with product MKKILALIVLCFTSSFSQLQNLNGLKICIDPGHGGNNAANDRRVEPDPGNVFWESESNFQKALLLRPLLQARGATVFLTRETNNYPTDVDPTLTQRWQYANTNNVHWFHSIHSNATGGNNTSTNYTMVLLKENQSTRQPVFPAAVDMSSLIYTNIRAKNRTNSSSGNISGKPGVYMDYTFYGGTSGGFNLGVLNGLTMPGELSEGSFHDYFPETRRLLNNYYRKGEAYGIYNAFVEYYNIPYDTLGIILGTQKNGTIPINNITVRLLPLNKIYQGDNFNNGFYMFDSLSPGNYKIVYETPGYALDTVSIALTATGRIATTNPLNNAVAVERNSVITFTFVKQMDTAFVRSVFSSNPAVEGDISWNPENTMMTFTPKKLLGFKTNYTFSLTGLGNTLQPTVFVDNKTVTSNITTKPLSVSFQTVTMPPYVQFTQPVLNDTNFNITQVVGVRFSETMDTASVRAAFSISPQTTGTFTWTTSNTTLLWKASPTPLEYQTQYTVTIGSTAKSIFNFMLDGNKDTIAGDPYVFQFRTQRQPTSVDNLAMKSLKFWLEQNYPNPFNPVTTIQFSIPEQSHAIVTIYDMLGRHVETLLDDKLNPGKYSTVWNASSYASGMYFFKLVTPKNTSVKRMMLIK from the coding sequence ATGAAAAAAATTCTCGCCCTCATAGTTCTATGTTTTACTAGCTCATTTTCTCAGCTCCAAAATCTTAATGGATTGAAGATATGCATAGATCCTGGGCATGGAGGCAATAATGCTGCAAACGACCGGAGAGTTGAACCAGATCCTGGAAATGTTTTTTGGGAATCAGAAAGTAATTTTCAGAAAGCATTACTATTACGACCATTGCTTCAAGCCAGAGGAGCGACAGTCTTCCTGACTCGTGAAACAAATAATTATCCGACAGATGTCGATCCGACACTAACCCAACGCTGGCAATATGCAAATACAAATAATGTTCACTGGTTTCATTCTATTCACAGCAATGCCACCGGTGGGAATAATACTTCCACGAATTATACAATGGTATTATTAAAGGAAAATCAATCGACAAGGCAGCCAGTCTTTCCAGCCGCTGTTGATATGTCTTCATTAATATATACGAACATTAGAGCTAAGAATAGAACCAATTCGTCTTCCGGAAATATCTCCGGCAAACCAGGTGTGTACATGGATTATACATTCTATGGAGGTACAAGCGGTGGATTTAATCTCGGCGTGTTAAACGGTTTAACGATGCCGGGTGAACTTTCGGAAGGATCTTTCCATGATTATTTTCCTGAAACGCGCCGCTTGTTGAACAATTACTATCGCAAAGGTGAGGCGTATGGAATTTACAATGCATTTGTAGAATATTATAATATCCCTTATGATACTCTTGGAATAATTCTCGGCACTCAAAAAAATGGAACAATACCAATTAATAATATCACTGTGCGACTACTTCCATTAAATAAAATATATCAAGGCGATAATTTTAATAATGGATTTTACATGTTTGACTCTTTGTCTCCAGGAAACTACAAAATAGTCTATGAAACACCAGGATACGCACTCGATACTGTGAGTATTGCTTTAACTGCAACTGGAAGAATTGCAACGACTAATCCATTAAATAATGCTGTTGCAGTGGAACGAAATTCGGTGATAACATTTACCTTTGTGAAACAAATGGATACGGCATTCGTTCGTTCGGTTTTTTCAAGTAATCCGGCAGTGGAGGGGGATATTTCATGGAATCCCGAAAATACAATGATGACTTTTACGCCAAAGAAGCTGCTTGGGTTTAAGACGAACTATACATTTTCGCTTACCGGCCTCGGAAATACACTTCAGCCAACCGTTTTTGTTGATAATAAAACAGTTACTTCAAACATAACTACAAAACCATTATCTGTATCATTCCAAACTGTGACGATGCCGCCGTATGTTCAATTTACACAGCCTGTATTGAATGACACAAATTTCAATATTACGCAGGTCGTTGGCGTCCGCTTTTCGGAGACAATGGATACTGCGAGTGTGAGAGCAGCATTCAGCATATCGCCGCAGACTACTGGTACGTTTACCTGGACAACGTCCAATACTACATTATTATGGAAAGCTTCCCCGACACCATTGGAATATCAAACTCAATACACAGTAACAATCGGCAGCACCGCAAAATCAATATTTAATTTTATGCTTGATGGAAATAAGGACACAATAGCCGGAGATCCTTATGTCTTTCAATTTCGCACACAACGCCAGCCAACCTCTGTTGATAATCTCGCTATGAAATCGCTGAAATTTTGGTTGGAACAAAATTATCCCAATCCGTTCAATCCCGTCACGACGATACAGTTTTCGATTCCAGAACAAAGCCATGCCATTGTCACAATTTATGATATGCTTGGCAGACATGTAGAAACTTTGTTGGATGATAAACTAAATCCGGGAAAATATTCTACAGTATGGAACGCTTCTTCATACGCAAGCGGTATGTATTTCTTTAAACTTGTTACTCCAAAGAATACTTCCGTTAAACGTATGATGTTGATAAAGTAA
- a CDS encoding TMEM175 family protein, with amino-acid sequence MIREQFLKTPLAKERGFRWRGDGEISRIEGFSDNVFGFALTLLVVSLEVPRTFSDLENILRGFVGFAFAFALLFLFWYEHYKYFRRYGLEGQTVLWLNAILLFVILFFVYPLKFLITFLAKLFSRADLAVTQPNGTVVPIIQNDQMVTLMLVYGLGFLVIYAIFTLMYLHAYTKREDLGLNETEIIITKGSITAHSANCIIGCISIIIVFFGGIQYAGISGLVYCIIGPVQGVLGFRNGKKVYNVLKNSTASD; translated from the coding sequence ATGATTAGAGAACAATTTCTAAAAACACCATTAGCTAAAGAACGCGGTTTTCGCTGGCGCGGTGATGGAGAAATCTCAAGGATCGAAGGATTTAGCGATAATGTATTTGGTTTTGCGTTGACATTACTTGTAGTTTCTCTAGAGGTGCCAAGAACTTTTTCGGATTTAGAAAATATTTTACGTGGATTTGTTGGATTTGCTTTTGCATTTGCACTGCTGTTTTTATTTTGGTATGAACATTATAAATACTTCCGTCGTTATGGTTTAGAAGGGCAAACAGTGCTCTGGCTGAATGCAATATTGTTGTTTGTCATCCTTTTTTTTGTGTATCCTTTAAAATTTCTCATCACTTTTTTGGCAAAATTGTTTAGCCGAGCCGATTTAGCCGTAACCCAGCCGAATGGAACCGTTGTGCCGATCATTCAAAACGATCAAATGGTGACCTTAATGCTGGTATATGGTTTGGGATTTCTTGTTATTTATGCAATTTTCACATTGATGTATCTGCATGCATACACAAAGAGAGAAGATTTAGGATTAAACGAAACAGAGATCATTATTACTAAGGGGAGTATTACGGCTCATTCTGCCAATTGTATCATCGGATGTATTTCAATTATTATTGTGTTCTTTGGCGGGATTCAATACGCAGGTATTTCTGGTTTAGTGTATTGCATCATTGGTCCGGTGCAGGGAGTATTGGGTTTTCGAAATGGCAAAAAAGTCTATAACGTATTAAAAAATTCTACTGCATCGGACTAA
- a CDS encoding proline--tRNA ligase, which translates to MRLSRGFFPTVKEVPSDAVIPSHQLMIRAGLMRQLAAGVFSFLPIGYMVMKKVMQIIREEMDAIGGQEFHLPALNPIELWEETDRVKAFGDIMFHIKNRAMVLAPTHEEVITSIAKNHVKSYKEMPQIWYQIQTKFRNEPRPKSGVLRGRQFTMKDSYSMDSTWQGLDKSYDLHAEAYKKIYTRCGLSFHIVGASSGAMGGSGSQEFMVESNAGEDNLAVCTETGYAANVEIASSLVPQAEKFTISEPLKEVHTPNCKSIDEVAAFLKLPTNRCAKSLIFINDKQPILVLMLGNDQLNETKLQSMFGQDVRPAQSEELMQLTGADAGSIGPVGLENKFTIVADKRLENANGLVCGANKNDYHLMNLDLQRDTKIQAYHDFRMVEEGELTLDGKGKLRIVKGIEVGHIFKLGTKYSLSMKANFLDEQGKENPLIMGSYGIGVERIVACHIEQHHDEFGIQWQKSIAPYDVHLICVNMNSDSVKKKSEELYTELNAKGISVLYDDRTDASAGFKFKDADLLGMPLHVIVGEKNLKNNEIELKDRNSNKRWNVSVDAIVNEVVKFVKE; encoded by the coding sequence ATGCGTTTATCACGTGGATTTTTCCCGACCGTAAAAGAAGTCCCTTCCGATGCAGTAATTCCAAGTCATCAATTAATGATCAGAGCTGGTTTAATGCGGCAGTTAGCAGCCGGAGTCTTTTCCTTCTTACCAATCGGTTATATGGTAATGAAAAAAGTGATGCAAATTATACGAGAGGAGATGGATGCTATCGGAGGACAGGAGTTTCATCTTCCGGCGCTCAATCCAATCGAATTGTGGGAAGAAACCGACCGTGTGAAAGCGTTTGGCGATATTATGTTTCACATAAAGAATCGAGCGATGGTTCTTGCTCCCACACACGAAGAAGTGATCACGTCTATCGCTAAAAATCATGTGAAGTCTTACAAAGAAATGCCGCAGATTTGGTATCAGATCCAAACGAAGTTTAGAAATGAACCACGCCCAAAATCAGGCGTTCTTCGCGGACGCCAGTTCACTATGAAAGATTCATACAGCATGGATTCCACATGGCAGGGATTAGATAAGAGTTATGATCTTCACGCTGAAGCATATAAGAAGATCTATACACGCTGCGGTTTGAGTTTTCATATAGTCGGTGCATCAAGTGGAGCGATGGGAGGAAGCGGTTCACAAGAATTTATGGTGGAATCAAATGCAGGGGAAGACAACCTGGCTGTGTGTACAGAAACAGGATACGCCGCTAATGTAGAGATTGCTTCGTCATTGGTTCCTCAAGCAGAAAAATTTACTATTTCTGAACCATTGAAAGAGGTTCACACGCCTAATTGTAAATCGATCGATGAAGTTGCAGCATTTCTTAAACTTCCGACCAATCGATGTGCTAAATCGTTGATTTTTATTAATGATAAACAGCCAATCCTTGTATTGATGCTTGGAAATGATCAGCTGAACGAGACGAAATTACAATCTATGTTTGGTCAAGATGTTCGTCCTGCACAATCTGAAGAATTGATGCAATTAACCGGAGCAGACGCAGGTTCTATTGGTCCTGTCGGATTGGAGAACAAATTCACAATCGTTGCCGATAAACGATTAGAGAATGCCAACGGTTTAGTATGCGGAGCAAATAAGAATGATTATCACCTAATGAATCTTGATCTTCAGCGCGACACAAAAATTCAAGCGTACCATGATTTTAGAATGGTAGAAGAAGGAGAATTAACACTGGATGGGAAAGGGAAACTTCGTATTGTCAAAGGAATTGAAGTTGGACATATCTTTAAATTAGGAACAAAATACTCTCTATCCATGAAAGCAAATTTCCTTGATGAACAGGGGAAGGAAAATCCGCTGATTATGGGAAGTTATGGTATTGGTGTAGAGCGAATTGTAGCATGTCATATTGAGCAGCATCATGATGAGTTCGGCATACAATGGCAGAAATCAATTGCGCCGTACGATGTCCATTTGATCTGTGTGAACATGAATTCCGATTCAGTGAAAAAGAAATCGGAAGAGCTGTATACAGAACTGAACGCTAAAGGAATTTCGGTGTTGTATGATGATCGAACCGACGCAAGTGCCGGATTTAAATTTAAGGATGCAGATCTTCTTGGTATGCCGCTTCATGTGATTGTCGGTGAAAAAAATCTGAAGAACAACGAGATTGAATTAAAAGACAGAAATTCCAATAAACGATGGAATGTCTCCGTTGATGCGATTGTGAATGAAGTGGTCAAATTTGTCAAAGAGTGA
- a CDS encoding aldehyde dehydrogenase family protein: protein MKEQKFIIGGEWRTGDATTTVLDPYTNSDLAQLHLAGKENIEESILSAQKAFTITSQYSGFERSEILHSIVSQLKSKKEDFARCITAEAGKPIVFSRAEVDRAIITFEIAAEETKRIYGETIPLDISKGTKGKQGIVNSFPIGIILCISPFNFPLNLVAHKIAPAIATGNSFILKPAPQSPLTSLLLGEVLMNSGLEKSTINILPTSNDLAEMLVRDERIAMVSFTGSAKVGWMLKSKAGKKKVVLELGGNASAIIDSSADIAHAVKRCVIGAFGYAGQVCIKVQRILVHESVFEQFQHQIVEEAKKVKMGDPSDESNILGPMISEMEAQRVESWVNEAEKEGATILIGGTRNGKFYSPTVMTNVHSSMKICSEEIFGPIVTLEKYSHVNEAISIVNESKYGLQAGLFSNNFATIQHIYKHLSVGGLIVNDFPTFRVDNMPYGGIKDSGFGREGVRYAMEEMMEKKLLVI, encoded by the coding sequence ATGAAAGAACAGAAATTCATTATTGGCGGAGAATGGAGAACGGGTGATGCTACCACAACCGTCTTGGATCCATACACAAATTCTGATCTCGCACAACTTCACCTTGCGGGAAAAGAAAATATAGAAGAATCAATTCTCTCTGCACAAAAAGCATTCACCATAACATCGCAATATTCCGGTTTTGAACGTTCGGAAATACTGCATTCTATCGTTTCTCAACTAAAATCCAAAAAGGAAGACTTCGCTCGGTGTATTACAGCCGAAGCGGGAAAACCAATTGTATTCTCGCGAGCGGAAGTCGATCGTGCGATTATAACATTTGAAATTGCCGCCGAGGAGACGAAAAGAATCTATGGTGAAACAATACCACTTGATATTTCCAAAGGAACAAAAGGGAAACAGGGCATTGTTAATTCGTTCCCGATAGGAATAATTCTTTGTATCTCACCATTCAATTTTCCGTTGAATTTGGTTGCGCATAAAATTGCTCCGGCGATTGCAACTGGGAATTCATTTATTTTGAAACCAGCGCCGCAATCACCGTTGACTTCGTTGCTTTTAGGAGAAGTCCTGATGAACTCAGGTTTAGAAAAAAGCACTATCAATATTCTTCCAACATCTAATGATTTGGCCGAAATGCTTGTCCGGGATGAACGAATTGCCATGGTAAGTTTTACCGGCAGTGCAAAAGTAGGGTGGATGCTGAAATCGAAAGCTGGGAAGAAAAAAGTTGTACTCGAACTCGGGGGGAATGCATCCGCAATAATCGATTCAAGTGCTGACATAGCACACGCGGTTAAGCGGTGTGTTATAGGAGCATTTGGCTACGCTGGACAAGTATGCATTAAAGTTCAACGTATACTTGTGCATGAATCCGTCTTTGAACAATTTCAACATCAAATTGTTGAAGAAGCAAAAAAAGTAAAAATGGGAGACCCCTCCGATGAATCAAACATTCTTGGTCCTATGATCTCAGAAATGGAAGCACAAAGAGTGGAATCATGGGTGAATGAAGCCGAAAAGGAGGGTGCAACGATTTTGATAGGAGGAACAAGGAATGGAAAGTTCTATTCTCCGACGGTGATGACGAATGTTCACTCTTCAATGAAAATATGTTCTGAAGAAATATTTGGACCGATTGTCACGTTGGAGAAGTACTCACACGTTAATGAGGCAATTTCAATAGTGAATGAATCGAAATACGGCCTGCAAGCCGGCTTGTTCTCCAACAATTTTGCTACAATTCAGCATATCTACAAACATCTTAGCGTTGGCGGACTTATCGTAAATGATTTCCCCACATTTCGTGTTGATAATATGCCCTACGGCGGAATCAAAGATTCTGGTTTTGGCAGAGAAGGCGTTCGATACGCGATGGAAGAAATGATGGAAAAAAAATTGCTAGTGATTTAA